ggatcggggggagagacccgccggggatcggggggagagactcgccggggatcggggggggagACTCGCCGgcgatcggggggagagactcgccggcgatcggggggagagactcgccggcgatcggggggagagactcgccggcgatcggggggagagacccgccggggatcggggggagagacccgccggggatcggggggagagacccgccggggatcggggggagagacccgccggggatcggggggagagacccgccggggatcggggggagagactcgccggggatcggggggagagactcgccggggatcggggggagagactcgccggggatcggggggggagactcgccggggatcggggggagagactcgccggggatcggggggagagactcgccggcgatcggggggagagactcgcctgggatcggggggagagactcgcctgggatcggggggagagacctgccggggatcggggggagagactcgcctgggatcggggggagagactcgccggggatcggggggagagactcgccggggatcgggggagagactcgccggggatcggggggtgagacgcgccggggatcggggggagagacccgccggggatcggggggagagactcgccggggatcggggggagagactcgcctgggatcggggggagaggctcgccggggatcgggggggagagacgcgcctgggatcggggggagagacgcgcctgggatcggggggagagacgcgcctgggatcggggggagagactcgccggggatcggggggagagactcgccggggatcggggggagagactcgcctgggatcggggggagagacgcgcctgggatcggggggagagacgcgcctgggatcggggggagagactcgccggggatcgggggggagagacgcgcctgggatcgggggggagagactcgccggggatcgggggggagagacgcgcctgggatcggggggagagacgccggggatcgggggagagagactcgccggggatcgggggagaGATGCTTTCACTGAGATCCCCCTTTCCGACCGATTTCCTGTTTCTCAACAGCAGAAAAGAGCGACCCCGAGGGGAGGAAACGAAGATCTGACAAcagcagaaaacaccaggacttccACGGAGGGAGGTCACAGCTTCTGAAAATATCACACATTACACCCACCCATCTCAGCACTTTGGTATTTTGTGGTAATGTAAAAAATAAAATGAACTAAATCTGGAACTGGAGCCTCAATGTACAATTGAATGCTGTTCCTAGTTTAATGCCCCACAAATTGGGGTTAAAATACCTGTGGGTTAAACACCTTCCATactctgcaacaacaacttgcattcatatagcacctttaacgtcgtaaTAAAGTGCTACACGGGATTGTTATaagtcaaaaatttgacaccgaaccacataagaagaaattacggcaggtgactaaaagcttggtcacagagggaggttttaaggagcgtcctgaaggaggaaagtgaggtggagaggcggagaggtttcgggagggagtgccagagcttggggcccaggcagctgaaggcacggccaccgatggtggagcgattataatcagggatggtcaggagggcagaattagaggagcgcagacatctcggggggttgtggggctggaggagattacagagatagggaggggcaaggccatggagagatttggaaagaaggatgagaatttggaaatcgaggctttgcgtaacgggaaccaatgtaggtccgccgagttttggatgacctctagtttacgtagagtagcaagtgggaggccagccaggagtgcattggcgtagtcaagtctagaagcaacaaaggcatggatgagagtttcagcaacagatgagccgaggcaagggctgagacgggcaatgttaccgaggtagaaataggtggtcttatgCATGCTTcaggtatgtggtcgaaagctcattcagggacaaatatgacaccaaggttgcgaacattctggtgcagcctcagacagaactggggagagggctggagtcaatggctagggaacggagtttgtggcgtggaCGGAAAATCAACAGGAACCTTCCCATTGCTCTGGAGATACACTTTCCTGAAGAAGGAGGCCACTCCATTCTAATGAAATTCGAATAACCTCAGAACCCAAAGTGATGCTTCAGTTCTGTGTCCTGAATCAGGTGTCCCCGCGTTCACCTCATCAGCAATACTCACACTCGCCCCACGTATGGACAGCACAGTGACCATGGGTGGAGACCTAAACTGTGCTCTTCACTCCCAACGGGACAAGCTCCCAGCGGACACAGGGCAACAGGACAAGCAGACGGAGCAATCTGGGGGAAAGTAATGACCTGGTCCCACACCAACCAATCGCTTCCATACCGAGTTTTACAAGACCCTAATTATAGTGCATACTCTGCTCCTACTGAAACCCCGACACCTAGTACTGGAGACAAGGACACAGACTCACTTAACTTAGTCACAATCATGTTAATGCACATGAAAAGAAAGGTCACCACCAGTGCTCATCGTAGGAAACTAAATCACTCCTAAATGCTGAATAGAAAATATTGGACAAGATCTTACCCTCCAGATATTTCTTGCCTGGTCCATGCAAACAAACAGACTGGGCCGCATGTGGAGAAAAAAACACCTGCGGTTATTCAACGTGATGCACCACTGTCATACCTCTACCCTGATACTCTCCATGGATGCAGAAAATACATTTGTCGAGGGCGAGTGGAATGTTTCCTCAACACAATTGAGGGAATAAGCCTCGGTGACACTTTCAGGAAGTGGATTACAATCCGGTGCTTGTTGCCCATGTCCACAGTGACTGCATACCCCTCACCACTCATCCTCCCCCAACAGGCAGACAAAGCCTAGAGGGTGAGTATTGTAGAGGAGGAAAGGTGAAGCTGGGAAGGGCAGGGGTTCCTCTTGCTGAAGTGTGCAAATTATCGCTGGGTTCTGGAGGCTGTGGTTGATCAGACGGTCCCCTGTGTTGGTCATGTTCGGGGAGCTGACAGTTTCAGCTGACCAGTTGAAGGTGATGCTTTTTAGAAGGTGGATTTAGTGCGGCAATAACTCATGAattccattcatagaaacatagaaaatagatgcaggagtaggcaattcggcccttcgagcctataccaccaataagatcatggctgatcattccctcagtacccctttcctgctttctctccataccccttgatccctttagccgtaagggccatatctaactcccacttgaatatatccaatgaactggcatcaacagctctctgcggtagggaattccacaggttatcaactctctgaatTCAGGCCCGCTTTTACGCACGTTCCTCTGCAACTACTTAGAACTAAAAAGATACTTTCTATTGTATTTTTAGGTATAACGAATCAAATTATGAGGTTATAAATCAGGACAAAGGAACATATATGTGTTTTACCGGGGTTAATGGTGTCCATCATTTCTCTCCACAATGTGAACAGTAAAGGACCGGTGAATTTTTCGATCGACAGGGCGGCATCTGATAATGTCAGTGTATAACCGTCATCACTGATCCTGCAAATATCAAACAATTGGTTACAAATTGAACATAAACACTTTTCTGAGTTATTTTACCAAATTATGCATTAAAGAGCATGTCCTACCTCTGCTTCTGATGGGTTTCctcctgaaataaataaaacacaaatcTGAGTTGATCGACTGACTGTCTAAATCCGGACCACATAAATGATTCCCAGATTGTGACAAGCTGCTGATAATTCAAAACTCTCAATGCTGTGGACACACAGATAGAAGGAGGATATTAGAAAAAGGATATAGGTGCACAGGAGAAAGTATCCAAAAGATTTACAAGATTTACACCAGAACTGCAGGAGTACAACTAACAGGTAAGCCTGAACCCTCtttatctcattgaaacttataagattctgaagggggctGACAGGGTAAAttctgagagggtgtttcccctggctggagagtctagaacgagggatcatagtttcaggataaggggctgcccatttaaaactgagatgaggagggattgctttactcagagggttgtgaatctttggaaatctctgccccaaagagaaagtcctcctggttccagggaccgccgatgatgatgatgaaggagtTGCGGGTATTCCCGGGATTCTGTAGATATTGTGGGAGACCAATTAGTTCGGTGATAATCGCAGATCCACcccggaatagacaaaacaatcgATCGGTTTAAATCAGATTCGAATTATTGGGGAAATGCTGCATTTATTTCAATACTATCTCCGATCATATTGTGACTGTGTGAAGTTTCACTGAACTAAACTGAAATATAATCCTCACCTTCAGAAATATCAGTCCGTCTTCTTGCTCCATCTGTTTCTGTAACTTTGAGACCTCCTCCTGAATAGAATTTAAATTCTCTTGAATTTCGCGAAGGTTTTTCTCCATTGTTTCTAGAATCTTCCCCTCTTGTTCCCTTAGATCCCGGATTAAACGCTGTtctttctcagtgagaatctggtgcattttagtgaactcggatgtgatgtgggtctgcagactgctcgactgttcctaccaaatgaaatgtgAAGCATAATTAATGTACCGCGATAGAGGGAACAAAACTAACCGAGATCCCAGAAAATCAGCTCAGGGAGACCTTAccctaactccggaaatctgctgttTCTGTTTTAATTCCGTCTCTAGAGCCTCCGATTTCTTCTCTGTGAGAGAATCTAAGGAAGATTTCAGCCGATCCTGGAATTGGGAGAGAAAATCACAGAATTAAAGTGTTAGACCATGAAAATGTGATAAAATAATCAGGTGATCCAATCAGTTCCCTTTTACCTTGTAGATTCCAACAGCTTCTTTAATGGGCATGAAGCGGTGCTCTCTGTGTTCCCGAGCATCTCTACAGATCACACAgatcagtttcttgtcagtttcacaaaacagcttcagtTCTTCCTGATGTTCCTCACAGTGATGTTTACTTTCCGTCTCTTTCGGATTCAGAGTTAATTTTCGAGCTTTCTCGGCCAAATTCGCTGCCACCCGATTTACCCTGAGGTTTATTTCCGGAAACTCCTCTCTACATTCCGGGCAGGAGTTTGTCTCCTTCTTTTCCCAACACTGTGAGATGCAGGAGCGGCAGAAGTTATGCCCACACTCCAGTAAAACCGGATCGGTGAAGAAATCCATACAAATGGGACAAATTGCCTCCTCAGCCAAACTCGCGGCCATGTTTTCTCTCAGCACTTCCTGATTCAATCCGCTCTCAGTTACAGTGTTTACTGAGCTGCCGAACACCCTCAGTTCAGCGATTTCCCGAAGAAGTTCACTGCAATACTCAGGGAATTATTATTGTACTCTCGTGTATGTCCCGTCGACTTTTACACGGGGAGACAAAACCTCGAGCAGACTGAAGGACAAACAGGGTTGGAGcacggaggggaataagtgagtcctGGCTGGGAGGGTTACGGTCCATGAGGcagtggaaagagagagagggggggaggaggcggagGCGGGGACGGGCGGGGCTCCAGATTCCAGTGCACTTTGCTCCGGACCTAACTCACTGCCGACTGCACACCCTCCGTTGAAATATTTATTACTCACAGTAGGAAGCACTACCATAATTATCATTCACACATTACAACATTGTGATTTAGCACAATTTGTCCAAAGTTACAGTTTGCCTGAGTTGATGATTATTAGACACTTTCAAGGGATGGAGGTCGATTGCAGTGTGTAACTATTCTGAGACTTTTCAGTAATTCCCAAGTGGTTATTTGAAAAAAATATTTCAGCTGTGTTTTTTAATTTTGATTACACATCAAGATTTCTTCCATTAAGAGGCTTTTTGTTAAATCCTGTTTGTGCAGACTGTTGTTTTGAATCGAGAGATATGTCCATTCTTCTTTCAGAAAGCTTTGGAGCAAGATGCAATAAGGGGTGCACAGCAGACAATCTTTGATACATACCCACACTATCACCACCCTCAGCTCTTGGCACATTTTGTAGGATGGCATTGCAAAACTCCGTAACAAATTTAGTGAGCTGAGACTGTGTCTGAAGTGCTCTCCAGTGACTGAAACACAAAGCCAAATTCTCTGCACTCTTATTGTCCCATTCTTCAGAATAGTCTTGGAAGTGATGTGGGGAACCTGAACTTATAGGTAAAGTACACGGACAGCAGACGACCAGGAAAATATGCATTTGAGAGCTGCTCCTCATTTTGGAGATTTTGCCGGATGGTGGCAGGATTGCATTGTTGCAGCGACAGTTCAGCGTGGTTTTACATACAGTGATACAATGAAACTCGGTGTGAGATAAACAAACTGAATCGTGTTAATGATCGCAGCCGCTCACCCTAAAACACAAAGTGCCCTCAATGTCAAGGAGCTGTCTGGAAGCCATGACCAGTGTCAGTACTTCCTGATTGAAACTGCTGGAGTCATGTTTCTGTGGGTGGATCCAGTTCCCAGTCACAGATCACTCTTTGAGTCCCTGGAAGTGCTGCTCACATCTGGATGAAATAGAATCGCATTTACAAAGTCTGTGACGTTTCGAGATGAGCCCACCGTCATACTGGGAGTCAGACGGGCATTTTCCTGAGCTGGGAAGCGGGAGAGGGGGAAATGAGGAGGGCAGGGGAGAGATGAATGCTGATTTGGAAGACAGTGTTTTATTTGATAGATTTTGTAAGCAATGCTCTGATGCAAAATGTTCCATCCCTGTCGTCATATCCAACATTGGGGGGATTTCAGTCTTTACCATCCGGCATTAGGCATCACATGGGCGGGGAGCAGAAATGAAAATCTGGTCGGCGGATCTCACGCCGGTAACAGAACCCACAATACATTTCTACTGCACTCAATGGAAGGAAAGTCAGGCGGGTTCTGAGATCAGTGTACGATCCTCTGTGCCCCATGTTCCTTCCTGTGCTGTGTCCAAAtgaccctctcccgatcacagctcactctctcctaaccaattcccctccctgatacgtccttactacacagtataaatgcacacgaggcccatgcttgagagaaggtcagtctgtgacc
The DNA window shown above is from Pristiophorus japonicus isolate sPriJap1 chromosome 19, sPriJap1.hap1, whole genome shotgun sequence and carries:
- the LOC139229630 gene encoding zinc-binding protein A33-like, which encodes MAASLAEEAICPICMDFFTDPVLLECGHNFCRSCISQCWEKKETNSCPECREEFPEINLRVNRVAANLAEKARKLTLNPKETESKHHCEEHQEELKLFCETDKKLICVICRDAREHREHRFMPIKEAVGIYKDRLKSSLDSLTEKKSEALETELKQKQQISGVREQSSSLQTHITSEFTKMHQILTEKEQRLIRDLREQEGKILETMEKNLREIQENLNSIQEEVSKLQKQMEQEDGLIFLKEETHQKQRISDDGYTLTLSDAALSIEKFTGPLLFTLWREMMDTINPVSVSLDVETANRELEVSEDLKSVRWIRTRRNLPDTEKRLTARLCVLGSEGFTSGRHYWEVEVAGNRGWSLGVAAESGGRKGGVTLSPENGLWTIGRSNDQIIVNSSPPSPLPAGEIPGKVGVYLSYESGTVSFYSADTKSHLHTFTGNKFTEKLYPFFGPWDVNKWLRICSGSDPVV